A genomic stretch from Deinococcus cellulosilyticus NBRC 106333 = KACC 11606 includes:
- a CDS encoding ring-cleaving dioxygenase, producing the protein MALELKGFHHLTAVSARIQENYRFYTQTMGMRLIKRSVNQDDVRAYHLFYSDAVGTPGHDLTFFDWNVPSEQRGTHSVVRTGLRVNGQQTLEYWKERFSELGVAASEITERDGRLVLDFEDPEGQRLSLIDDGGTGDPVVPWDRSPVPAEHQLRGLGPITMSVPSLRSTDIILTRVMNMQHVRQYALPESPKHEVHVYQMDGVGPHAELHVAVQPDLPFTQPGAGGVHHVAFRTPNDDQYAQWIERLNQFGVRNSGAIDRHYFRALYFREPNGILFEISTDGPGFAVDEDPATIGEKLILPPFLENRRAEIEKNLKPIE; encoded by the coding sequence ATGGCTCTGGAACTCAAGGGATTTCACCACCTGACCGCCGTGTCGGCCAGAATCCAGGAGAATTACCGTTTTTACACGCAGACCATGGGCATGCGCCTGATCAAACGCAGCGTCAACCAGGACGACGTGCGGGCCTACCACCTGTTTTATTCCGATGCGGTGGGGACCCCGGGGCATGACCTGACCTTCTTTGACTGGAATGTGCCCAGTGAGCAGCGCGGCACCCACAGTGTGGTCCGCACAGGCCTCAGGGTGAACGGTCAGCAGACCCTGGAGTACTGGAAAGAACGCTTCTCGGAACTTGGCGTCGCAGCCTCAGAAATCACCGAGCGGGATGGCCGTCTGGTTCTCGACTTCGAGGACCCTGAAGGCCAGAGGCTCTCCCTGATCGACGATGGGGGAACAGGAGATCCGGTGGTGCCCTGGGACCGCAGTCCGGTCCCCGCAGAGCATCAACTCAGGGGTCTGGGCCCCATCACCATGAGTGTGCCCAGCCTGCGCTCCACGGACATCATCCTCACCCGGGTGATGAACATGCAGCATGTGCGCCAGTACGCCCTCCCCGAGAGCCCGAAGCACGAAGTGCATGTGTACCAGATGGACGGTGTGGGACCCCACGCAGAACTGCATGTGGCCGTGCAACCCGATCTGCCCTTCACGCAACCAGGAGCAGGAGGGGTGCACCATGTGGCCTTCCGCACCCCCAACGACGATCAGTACGCCCAGTGGATCGAGCGCCTGAACCAGTTCGGCGTGCGCAACAGTGGGGCCATTGACCGCCACTATTTCCGGGCGCTGTACTTCCGGGAACCCAACGGCATCCTGTTCGAGATCTCCACCGACGGTCCGGGCTTTGCGGTGGACGAGGACCCTGCCACCATCGGTGAGAAGCTGATCCTGCCACCTTTTCTGGAAAACCGCCGCGCAGAGATCGAAAAGAACCTCAAACCCATTGAGTAA
- a CDS encoding alpha/beta hydrolase, translating to MPENFGWIHHYEAGSGDLTLLLLHGTGGNETSLLQIGRDVAPTANLLSVRGRSLDEGSPRFFRRFTDIRYDQEHLKSEAAALADFVKQAAAHYGFDASKVVALGYSNGANIAIASLIRHPDVLAGGVLWRPVMPLEHPDPVSLQGKPLLVTLGAMDHYRKHADDLLSYLKDNASDAQIEEIPTGHQLTRNDLILTQSWLRQHFPG from the coding sequence ATGCCTGAAAACTTCGGCTGGATTCATCATTATGAAGCGGGCTCAGGAGACCTGACCCTGCTGCTCCTGCACGGCACTGGAGGCAACGAGACATCTTTGCTGCAAATTGGCAGGGATGTGGCCCCCACAGCAAACCTGCTCAGTGTAAGGGGGCGCTCTCTCGACGAGGGAAGCCCGCGCTTCTTCCGCCGCTTTACGGACATCCGCTATGATCAGGAGCACCTGAAATCTGAAGCTGCTGCCCTGGCAGACTTCGTGAAACAGGCTGCAGCACATTACGGTTTCGATGCAAGCAAGGTGGTTGCTCTGGGGTACTCCAACGGTGCCAACATTGCCATTGCGTCCCTGATCCGACACCCGGATGTTCTGGCAGGGGGGGTGCTCTGGCGTCCCGTGATGCCCCTGGAGCACCCTGACCCTGTGTCTCTGCAGGGCAAACCCCTGCTCGTCACGCTGGGTGCAATGGACCATTACCGCAAACATGCTGACGACCTTCTTTCCTACCTGAAAGACAACGCTTCAGACGCACAGATCGAGGAGATCCCCACAGGTCACCAGCTGACCCGCAATGACCTGATCCTGACCCAGAGCTGGCTCAGACAGCATTTTCCCGGCTGA
- a CDS encoding MarR family winged helix-turn-helix transcriptional regulator — protein sequence MGTKFQGSDSQVQALNAYIKLHRAAATVETAANQHLLGHDLSLSQFSVLEALYHLGPLTQKQLGEKILKSKGNLTMVIDNLEKRGWAVRERSAKDRRNIHVNITPEGHELIASILPGHVAGIERVFSVLTPEELNTLSGLCRKLGLGLQGQSG from the coding sequence ATGGGCACCAAATTCCAGGGCAGTGACAGTCAGGTTCAGGCGCTGAACGCCTACATCAAATTGCACCGGGCGGCTGCCACCGTCGAGACCGCAGCCAACCAGCACCTGCTGGGCCATGACCTGAGCCTCAGCCAGTTCAGTGTGCTGGAGGCCCTGTACCATCTGGGTCCGCTCACCCAGAAGCAACTTGGGGAGAAGATCCTCAAGTCCAAGGGCAACCTCACCATGGTGATTGACAACCTGGAGAAGCGGGGCTGGGCGGTGCGGGAGCGCAGTGCAAAGGACCGCCGCAACATCCATGTGAACATCACCCCGGAGGGCCATGAGCTGATTGCCAGCATCCTGCCAGGTCATGTGGCCGGGATTGAGCGGGTTTTTTCCGTTCTGACGCCAGAAGAACTGAACACCCTGTCGGGCCTGTGCCGCAAACTGGGCCTTGGGCTTCAGGGGCAGTCTGGATGA
- a CDS encoding ring-cleaving dioxygenase has translation MRNPVQGIHHITVLASNPQNNIDFYTRLLGQRLVKVTVNFDDPGTYHLYYGDRVGTPGTILTFFPWYGAKRGTRGNGEAVATAYSISRESLDYWRTHLNDSLISHTESTRFGETVLSFEDPDGMIVELITNPSDAVPVAWENSPIEPQHELRGFHSVTLWVDSNQSSKALLETHLGMRYLGAETDPEGTRHRYQGISDGVGLYVDVVERPGQPRGRSGAGTIHHVAMRTVDDSEQQEYMRYLFAKGYGVTQVQDRQYFHSIYFRDLSGVLFEIATDAPGFDVDEDVQELGKHLKLPAWYEPKREAIENHVRRIVNPEYGITIGNR, from the coding sequence ATGCGAAACCCCGTCCAGGGCATCCATCACATCACCGTGCTCGCCAGCAACCCCCAGAACAACATTGACTTCTACACCCGGCTGCTCGGTCAGCGTCTGGTCAAAGTCACCGTCAATTTCGATGATCCCGGCACTTACCACCTGTACTACGGAGATCGGGTCGGTACCCCCGGAACCATCCTCACCTTCTTCCCCTGGTACGGAGCAAAAAGGGGCACCAGAGGCAACGGAGAAGCTGTGGCAACTGCCTACAGCATCTCGCGGGAAAGCCTCGATTACTGGAGAACCCACCTGAACGACAGCCTGATCTCCCACACCGAGAGCACCCGCTTCGGGGAAACCGTGCTCTCCTTTGAAGACCCAGACGGCATGATCGTGGAGCTCATCACCAACCCCAGCGATGCCGTCCCGGTGGCCTGGGAAAACAGCCCCATTGAGCCCCAGCATGAACTGCGCGGATTCCACAGCGTGACTTTGTGGGTGGACAGCAACCAGAGCTCGAAAGCCCTGCTGGAAACCCACCTGGGCATGAGATACCTCGGTGCAGAAACCGACCCGGAAGGCACCCGTCACCGCTATCAGGGGATCTCTGACGGTGTGGGGCTGTACGTGGATGTGGTGGAGCGCCCGGGTCAACCCAGAGGCCGCAGTGGCGCAGGGACCATCCACCATGTCGCCATGCGCACCGTGGATGACAGCGAACAGCAGGAATACATGAGATACCTCTTTGCCAAAGGGTACGGGGTGACCCAGGTGCAGGACCGCCAGTACTTCCACAGCATCTACTTCCGGGACCTCTCGGGGGTGCTCTTCGAGATTGCCACCGACGCTCCAGGCTTCGATGTCGATGAAGATGTGCAGGAACTCGGCAAACACCTCAAATTGCCCGCCTGGTATGAGCCCAAAAGAGAGGCCATCGAAAACCATGTGCGCAGAATTGTGAACCCCGAGTACGGCATCACCATTGGCAACAGGTAA
- a CDS encoding beta strand repeat-containing protein, whose translation MPEQPEFGRSRSRALPLGLLLLLVGCNLFAPPAPKTTPPNPNPPTPPTTGNPTPKGTLIEIGFEGIGSKDLISKTRFLPGGSTGIQKQDSGELTLLGGAVQFKSISNGSFDTDGSEVTDSNCDYSKGARYLYSTFLIRNATSAGVPYNAVQHNLTLVAVDANGSSYGTNAVSNLRKYDGSSYSDPASIANCIKPTHGLTYDPLTGISLRSNSADMQVYEEDDLPTAAALGVSEVFNYGFVVRSRTSTTDRSLPANPDANTYDGVVTMAVRLPKQSVSTDNPYKFSLLFMAFDDSVTRVTESLEEQASSKVQDRASLLGSGTQVQLLGGSTTPVSGYTTRTLCDTRVAGSLSGTPINLTDASGISCYSNGRVYVDASTTNTKQNGRTWATAYKNLTDALVAAKAGLAPREIWLADGTYYPDSGSKSLDRSGAVLTSPDNNTAATFYLSEGYKLYGGFSGNETSLGQRDPSNNLTILSGDVDANDTKTSGVTTSYSNISGSNSQHVVWIQGSSATPVTSSTVLDGLTITGGSATASGADALGGGLYCNGSATGNQCSPTLTDLTFKGNQASTAGGALFIAADGGGSNLQMIRGLFTGNATTGTDTSSSSGGGVLGVSALSGGYASPSFTNSLFYNNTSHHNGGVAVMSTGGSGTALVSWINSTLTANSAAGNGGAVYSDQGTPVFRNSILWNNTLTSSFNQVAGSGAQFQSSLIQNSGGSSNWDSTLGMDSGSNLDTTPLFVNAASNDYRLKTCSPAVDAGQSDLNVQTTDFAGNSRFLNDSTVTDSGDAGSKGAVIDLGALERTANTAGADCSVIRVNPAATGEGTGATWSDAATSLSEALYIANNTGRKEIWLKSGVYLPDDGNTPLDQSGKVLFAPSNNTSATFYLTEGVKIYGGFAGNEAARTSRNASSNLTILSGDIDQNDTRTSGVTLTNSGISGSNSLHVLFLKGTSSLPMTPATVLDGVTVTGGAALAASGTDSQGGALYCDGSGTGNSCSPTLTSLTFRGNVARNAGGALYLNGDAGTTSPVVTGGLFSGNAIIGANQTVNTTGGGAVALSGENAGTSSAQFTNALFYNNTSDHQAGALLVIGDGSGTVTPIFTNVTLSANTSAGPGGALYNRSATPVFHNSILWNNRVGTDPSQVKSIDSALPDFRNSLIQGSGGSTAWDASVGTDLGNNLDQMPAFVSEASNDYRLKTCSPAIDAGDSNLTALSTDFAGNNRFFNDTNTTDTGNAGGQAAVVDLGALERTSSLAGADCSVIRVNPAATGEGSGATWSDAATSLPEALYIANNTTARKEIWLKGGTYTPMDGSTQLSRFGVAFFNNALDRNYTFPMTAGVKLYGGFAGTESLSSQRNINSNVTILSADIDNNDTRTNGVTLKASDISGSNSYHLLYIVGSSSNPVTSSTEISGLTITGAKGDGSFPNNYGAGFYCFGEFTGNECSPTFTDVKVYGNTAVYGGGGGYLDAYYGGTSSPTFNRVLFSGNTTSGTATANASGGGALSVHVSENGTANPSFTNVVFYDNSSHNHGGGVLTYRKDTSQGTINSTYTNVTFYKDVAVNYGGAIYNYYTTGTVRNSILAGSSDKTGQWPVWNDNSTLNISYSVVERSISDAGTDGGNNVGLIYPYGKPLFNDASSGDLTLVPCSVATDAGNGSLLTETVDLNGNPRFSADGGVSDTGNQGGQVAMVDIGAYERQSDSSLCNVIRVDKDATGDKSGSSWKNAFTSLADALYMTRFSGTSRLELWIADGTYRPDDGYFVTDLSGSVLGTKDNNTSATFEIRPGVKLYGGFAGTETAESQRNPYSNITVLSGDIDQNDTRDSNNITLKASNISGSNSLHVMYLNGNAGTFSSSTVISGLVVTAGNAIGSDFYTRRGGGLLCYAENGTTCSPTFKDVRFVGNSALNGGGGVYLTMYNRGNSTATFTNVVFSQNSTTSGSSTNQGGGGLLIDGDTGGTVTPTFTNVVFDRNTTTAYGGGVHVYGHSANTSSPTFLNATFSGNTASAGGSGIYFFAGTSPQVANSVFWATSGASGSPIVNNGSAPSISYSLIQNGFSGSTWVSSQGTNGGNNVNLTADPFVSSSSPTGADGLWATSDDGLYLSTGNSGLNSGSNSAVSGLLTDLTGASRIQGGTVDRGAYERLP comes from the coding sequence ATGCCTGAACAACCTGAATTTGGCCGCAGCAGGTCCAGAGCCCTCCCTCTGGGTCTGCTGCTGTTGCTTGTGGGCTGCAATCTGTTTGCGCCTCCTGCCCCCAAGACCACTCCTCCGAACCCGAATCCTCCCACACCCCCAACCACTGGAAACCCCACCCCGAAAGGAACCCTCATTGAGATCGGTTTCGAAGGGATTGGCAGCAAGGACCTGATCAGCAAGACCCGTTTCCTCCCTGGGGGATCAACAGGCATCCAGAAGCAGGACAGTGGAGAACTGACCCTGCTGGGTGGGGCTGTGCAGTTCAAGTCGATCAGCAATGGCAGTTTTGACACCGATGGCAGCGAGGTCACAGACTCCAATTGCGATTACAGCAAAGGTGCCCGATACCTTTACTCCACGTTCCTGATCCGCAACGCCACCTCTGCAGGGGTGCCTTACAATGCAGTACAGCACAACCTGACACTGGTGGCGGTGGATGCCAATGGCAGCAGCTATGGAACCAATGCGGTGAGCAACCTCCGCAAATATGACGGTTCCTCCTACAGTGATCCTGCCAGCATTGCCAACTGCATCAAGCCCACCCACGGACTGACCTATGATCCCCTGACAGGCATTTCCCTCAGAAGCAACAGTGCAGACATGCAGGTCTATGAGGAAGACGATCTGCCCACTGCTGCTGCACTCGGGGTGAGTGAAGTCTTCAACTACGGTTTTGTGGTGCGTTCCAGAACCTCCACCACGGACCGGAGCCTTCCAGCAAACCCGGATGCGAACACCTATGACGGGGTGGTGACCATGGCGGTGCGCCTCCCCAAACAGAGCGTCTCCACCGACAACCCCTACAAATTCAGTTTGCTGTTCATGGCTTTTGATGACAGTGTGACCCGCGTGACCGAGTCCCTGGAAGAACAGGCGAGCAGCAAGGTGCAAGACCGGGCCAGCCTGCTGGGCAGTGGAACGCAGGTGCAACTGCTGGGTGGCAGCACCACCCCTGTCTCTGGCTACACCACCCGCACCCTCTGCGACACCCGTGTGGCAGGCAGTCTGAGTGGGACCCCCATCAATCTTACGGATGCCAGTGGGATTTCCTGTTACTCCAATGGTCGGGTTTATGTGGATGCCAGCACCACCAACACCAAGCAGAATGGTCGCACCTGGGCCACAGCCTACAAAAACCTGACGGACGCTCTGGTGGCCGCCAAAGCAGGTCTGGCACCCAGAGAAATCTGGCTGGCCGATGGCACGTATTACCCGGACAGTGGCAGCAAAAGTCTGGACCGCTCTGGAGCGGTTCTGACCAGCCCGGACAACAACACTGCAGCAACGTTTTACCTCTCTGAAGGCTACAAGCTGTACGGAGGGTTTTCGGGAAATGAAACCTCGCTGGGCCAGAGGGACCCCTCAAACAACCTGACCATTCTTTCTGGGGATGTGGATGCCAACGACACCAAGACCAGTGGCGTCACCACCAGTTACAGCAACATTTCTGGCAGCAACAGTCAGCATGTGGTGTGGATTCAGGGCAGCAGCGCTACACCCGTGACCTCTTCCACTGTTCTGGATGGCCTGACCATCACCGGAGGCTCGGCCACCGCATCTGGTGCAGACGCACTGGGAGGAGGCCTGTATTGCAATGGCTCTGCAACAGGCAACCAGTGCAGTCCCACCCTGACCGACCTGACCTTCAAAGGCAACCAGGCGAGCACGGCAGGTGGAGCCCTCTTCATTGCTGCAGATGGCGGAGGCAGCAACCTGCAAATGATTCGTGGTCTTTTTACAGGCAATGCCACCACTGGAACAGACACCTCCAGCAGCAGTGGAGGCGGAGTGCTTGGCGTTTCTGCCCTGTCTGGTGGATATGCCTCTCCGTCGTTCACCAACAGCCTGTTTTACAACAACACCTCCCATCACAATGGTGGTGTGGCCGTGATGTCGACAGGAGGCTCTGGAACGGCCCTGGTGTCCTGGATCAATTCCACCCTCACCGCAAACAGTGCTGCTGGAAACGGTGGAGCGGTGTACAGCGATCAGGGGACCCCGGTGTTCCGCAATTCCATCCTGTGGAACAACACCCTGACCTCCAGCTTCAATCAGGTGGCTGGGAGTGGAGCACAGTTTCAGAGCAGCCTGATTCAGAACTCGGGTGGGAGCAGCAACTGGGACAGCACCCTGGGCATGGACAGTGGAAGCAATCTGGACACCACCCCGCTTTTTGTGAATGCTGCAAGCAACGATTACCGCCTGAAAACCTGCTCCCCTGCCGTGGACGCAGGTCAAAGTGATTTGAATGTCCAGACCACTGACTTTGCAGGCAACAGCCGTTTCCTCAATGACAGCACCGTTACCGACAGTGGGGATGCAGGCAGCAAAGGTGCAGTGATCGACCTGGGTGCTCTGGAACGCACAGCGAACACCGCCGGAGCAGACTGCTCAGTCATCCGTGTGAATCCTGCTGCCACCGGAGAGGGCACTGGAGCCACCTGGAGCGACGCGGCCACCAGCCTGTCTGAAGCCCTTTACATCGCCAACAACACGGGTCGCAAGGAAATCTGGCTGAAATCAGGGGTTTACCTCCCAGATGACGGCAACACCCCTCTGGACCAGAGTGGCAAGGTTCTTTTTGCCCCATCCAACAACACCAGTGCCACTTTCTACCTCACAGAAGGGGTGAAAATTTACGGTGGTTTTGCGGGCAATGAAGCGGCACGCACCTCCAGGAATGCCAGCAGCAACCTCACCATTCTCTCGGGGGACATCGATCAGAATGACACCAGAACCAGTGGGGTCACCCTCACCAATTCTGGAATTTCTGGCAGCAACAGCCTGCACGTTCTGTTCCTGAAAGGGACCTCCAGTTTGCCCATGACCCCTGCCACAGTCCTGGATGGGGTCACCGTGACAGGTGGAGCAGCACTTGCAGCCTCTGGCACAGACTCCCAGGGAGGAGCCCTGTACTGTGATGGCTCTGGAACTGGAAACAGTTGCAGCCCCACCCTCACCAGCCTGACCTTCAGAGGGAATGTGGCCAGAAATGCTGGGGGCGCTCTGTATCTGAATGGAGATGCAGGCACCACCAGTCCGGTGGTCACAGGAGGCCTCTTTTCGGGCAATGCAATCATCGGTGCCAACCAGACCGTGAACACCACGGGGGGTGGGGCTGTGGCCCTGTCTGGCGAAAATGCAGGCACCTCCAGTGCACAGTTCACCAATGCCCTGTTTTACAACAACACCTCTGACCATCAGGCAGGGGCTTTGCTGGTGATCGGAGATGGATCGGGAACGGTCACGCCCATCTTCACCAACGTCACCCTGTCTGCCAACACCTCCGCTGGACCCGGGGGAGCCCTGTACAACCGCAGCGCAACACCTGTGTTTCATAACAGCATCCTCTGGAACAACAGGGTGGGCACCGATCCCAGTCAGGTGAAGAGCATCGACAGTGCGTTGCCTGATTTCAGAAACAGCCTGATTCAGGGCTCAGGGGGAAGCACCGCCTGGGATGCCAGTGTCGGAACTGACCTTGGGAACAACCTCGACCAGATGCCTGCCTTCGTGAGTGAAGCCAGCAATGATTACCGCCTGAAAACCTGCTCTCCAGCCATTGATGCCGGGGACAGCAACCTGACGGCCCTGTCCACCGATTTTGCAGGCAACAACCGTTTCTTTAATGACACCAACACCACCGACACCGGAAATGCAGGAGGTCAGGCTGCAGTGGTGGACCTGGGTGCACTGGAGCGCACCAGCAGCCTTGCAGGAGCAGATTGCTCGGTGATCCGGGTGAATCCTGCAGCCACTGGAGAGGGAAGCGGAGCCACCTGGAGCGATGCAGCCACCAGCCTGCCTGAAGCCCTGTACATTGCCAACAACACCACAGCCCGCAAAGAGATCTGGCTGAAAGGGGGCACCTACACCCCGATGGACGGCAGCACCCAGCTGAGCCGTTTTGGAGTGGCCTTCTTCAACAATGCTCTGGACCGCAATTACACCTTCCCCATGACTGCAGGGGTGAAACTCTACGGCGGTTTCGCTGGCACCGAGTCACTCTCCAGCCAGCGAAACATCAACAGCAATGTCACCATCCTGTCTGCAGACATCGACAACAACGACACCCGCACAAATGGGGTCACCCTCAAGGCCAGCGACATCTCTGGCAGCAACAGCTACCACCTGCTGTACATTGTGGGCAGTTCCAGCAATCCTGTGACCTCCAGCACCGAGATCAGTGGCCTCACCATCACCGGGGCCAAAGGGGATGGTTCTTTCCCCAACAATTATGGTGCTGGATTCTACTGCTTTGGTGAGTTCACGGGCAATGAGTGCAGCCCCACTTTTACTGATGTGAAAGTGTATGGCAACACCGCAGTCTATGGTGGGGGAGGTGGGTATCTGGATGCCTACTATGGGGGAACGAGCAGCCCCACTTTCAACCGTGTCCTGTTCAGTGGAAACACCACTTCAGGGACGGCCACCGCAAATGCCAGTGGGGGAGGAGCCCTGTCTGTGCATGTGTCTGAGAATGGAACGGCAAACCCCTCCTTCACCAATGTGGTGTTCTATGACAACAGCAGCCACAACCACGGTGGAGGGGTGTTGACCTACAGAAAGGACACCTCCCAGGGCACCATCAACTCCACCTACACCAATGTGACCTTCTACAAAGATGTGGCTGTCAATTATGGAGGAGCGATCTACAACTACTACACCACTGGAACGGTGCGCAACTCCATACTGGCCGGAAGCAGTGACAAAACAGGCCAGTGGCCCGTGTGGAACGACAATTCCACCCTGAACATCAGTTACAGTGTGGTGGAGCGCTCCATCTCGGATGCCGGAACGGATGGGGGCAACAATGTGGGCCTGATCTACCCTTACGGCAAGCCCCTGTTCAATGATGCTTCCAGTGGAGACCTGACCCTGGTGCCCTGCTCGGTGGCCACCGATGCCGGAAACGGAAGCCTGCTCACTGAAACCGTGGACCTGAACGGCAACCCCCGCTTCAGTGCAGATGGTGGGGTCAGCGACACCGGAAACCAGGGGGGACAGGTTGCCATGGTGGACATCGGTGCTTACGAGCGCCAGTCGGATTCTTCCCTGTGCAACGTGATCCGGGTGGACAAAGACGCCACCGGAGACAAATCCGGGTCCAGCTGGAAAAACGCCTTCACCAGCCTGGCAGATGCCCTGTACATGACCCGCTTCAGTGGCACCAGCCGCCTGGAACTGTGGATTGCAGACGGCACCTACCGTCCAGACGACGGTTATTTCGTGACCGACCTGAGTGGAAGCGTGCTGGGCACCAAAGACAACAACACCTCTGCCACCTTTGAAATCCGGCCCGGCGTCAAGCTTTATGGGGGCTTCGCAGGCACCGAAACTGCAGAATCCCAGCGTAACCCTTACAGCAACATCACGGTGCTGTCTGGAGACATTGACCAGAACGACACCCGTGACAGCAACAACATCACCCTGAAAGCCAGCAACATTTCGGGCAGCAACAGCTTGCACGTGATGTACCTGAATGGCAATGCAGGGACGTTCAGCAGCAGCACGGTGATCAGCGGTCTGGTGGTCACAGCAGGGAACGCCATTGGCTCGGACTTTTACACCAGGCGTGGTGGAGGCCTGTTGTGCTATGCAGAGAACGGTACCACCTGCAGCCCCACATTCAAGGATGTGCGCTTTGTGGGGAACAGTGCCCTGAACGGAGGAGGGGGTGTCTACCTGACCATGTACAACCGTGGCAACAGCACGGCCACCTTCACCAATGTGGTGTTCAGCCAGAACTCCACCACCAGCGGCAGTTCCACCAACCAGGGGGGTGGAGGCCTGCTCATTGACGGCGACACGGGAGGAACGGTCACACCCACTTTCACCAATGTGGTCTTTGACCGCAACACCACCACGGCTTATGGAGGCGGAGTGCATGTGTATGGTCACAGTGCCAACACTTCCTCTCCCACCTTCCTGAACGCCACATTCTCGGGCAATACGGCTTCTGCAGGAGGCTCTGGCATCTACTTCTTTGCAGGCACCAGCCCTCAGGTTGCCAACAGCGTGTTCTGGGCCACTTCTGGAGCTTCTGGAAGTCCCATTGTCAACAACGGCAGTGCACCCAGCATTTCCTACAGCCTGATTCAGAATGGGTTCTCGGGTTCCACCTGGGTGTCTTCTCAGGGCACCAACGGAGGGAACAACGTGAACCTGACGGCTGATCCTTTCGTGAGCAGCAGTTCACCCACCGGAGCAGATGGGTTGTGGGCCACCAGTGATGATGGACTGTACCTCTCCACTGGAAACAGTGGGCTGAACTCGGGCAGCAACAGTGCTGTGTCTGGCCTTTTAACAGACCTCACTGGGGCGAGCCGAATTCAGGGAGGAACTGTGGATCGGGGAGCCTACGAGCGCCTCCCCTGA
- a CDS encoding inositol monophosphatase family protein: MFAQDALTVAILAARAAGQLQLEGRKNLKSFEQKSHFNDLVTEVDRECEATIRQTILTHFPEHEILGEEGGTVGYSSNRWIVDPLDGTHNYVRGLPMSGVSIAFEQEGVTTAGVVYDPVRDELFTAIRGQGAFLNGESIGVSTYASMQDPLAIATGFSRHPGSREVSLRQFTTLIQMGVSVRRYSSSTLTLAYVAAGRLDAYWDLKLAHWDTAAGMLLVQEAGGQVSAVSGESYQPGGSLLATNGLLHTELLGLLGQVH; the protein is encoded by the coding sequence ATGTTTGCACAGGACGCACTCACCGTTGCCATTCTGGCCGCCAGGGCTGCAGGACAGCTTCAACTGGAAGGCCGCAAAAACCTCAAATCTTTTGAACAGAAAAGCCATTTCAATGATCTGGTCACCGAAGTGGACCGCGAGTGTGAAGCCACCATCCGCCAGACCATCCTCACCCACTTCCCGGAGCATGAAATTCTGGGCGAGGAGGGCGGAACCGTGGGATACAGTTCAAACCGCTGGATTGTGGACCCGCTGGACGGCACGCACAATTATGTCAGGGGTCTGCCAATGAGCGGGGTCAGCATCGCCTTTGAGCAGGAAGGGGTGACCACTGCAGGCGTGGTCTATGATCCAGTCCGGGATGAACTGTTCACTGCCATCAGAGGTCAGGGGGCCTTCCTGAATGGTGAGTCCATCGGGGTCAGCACTTACGCTTCCATGCAGGACCCGCTTGCGATTGCCACCGGATTTTCGAGACATCCTGGTTCCAGAGAAGTGTCACTCAGGCAATTCACCACACTGATTCAGATGGGGGTGTCTGTGCGCAGGTACAGCAGTTCCACCCTGACCCTGGCTTATGTGGCGGCAGGAAGGTTGGACGCTTACTGGGACCTTAAACTCGCCCACTGGGACACTGCTGCAGGCATGCTGCTGGTGCAGGAGGCTGGCGGTCAGGTGTCTGCGGTGTCTGGCGAGTCCTACCAGCCTGGAGGTTCCCTGCTGGCCACCAATGGCCTGCTGCACACCGAGTTGCTGGGGTTGCTGGGGCAGGTGCATTGA